The DNA window TCAATAATCTGAGTTACGACACCGGCACCAACTGTTCTACCGCCTTCCCTAATAGCAAACCTCAATCCCTCTTCCATTGCTACCTCTTTTATCAACTCTACATCCAGATTTACATGATCTCCTGGCATCACCATTTCTACTCCCTCCGGCAACTTTATAACTCCTGTAACATCTGTTGTCCTAAAATAAAACTGCGGCCTGTAACCTGTGAAAAACGGCGTGTGTCTACCACCCTCTTCCTTCTTCAATACATATACCTCCGCCTTAAACTTCTTATGAGGCGTTATACTACCAGGTGCCGCTACTACCATACCTCTCTGTAACCAATCCTTCTCTATCCCTCGCAACAATAACCCTACATTATCTCCTGCTATACCCTCATCCAATACCTTCCTGAACATCTCTACACCCGTAACTACCGTCTTCCTGTGTGCTCCCAATCCTACTATCTCTACCTCTTCACCTACTCTCACCTTACCTCTCTCTATCCTTCCTGTACCTACTGTCCCTCTCCCCGTTATACTAAATACATCCTCTATCGGCATCAAAAATGGCTTGTCTACATCTCGCCTCGGCTCAGGTATGAAATCATCCAACGCCTGTACCAACTCCCATACA is part of the Candidatus Neomarinimicrobiota bacterium genome and encodes:
- the tuf gene encoding elongation factor Tu — translated: MSKEQFKRTKPHVNVGTIGHVDHGKTTLTAAMTLILSKKGLAQYRSFDSIDNAPEERERGITINTAHVEYETEKRHYAHVDCPGHADYIKNMITGAAQMDGAILVVSAFDGPMPQTREHVLLARQVNVPYIVVFLNKTDMVDDPELIELVEMEVRDLLNQYEFPGDEVPVIKGSALKALENPDDEGAVKCVWELVQALDDFIPEPRRDVDKPFLMPIEDVFSITGRGTVGTGRIERGKVRVGEEVEIVGLGAHRKTVVTGVEMFRKVLDEGIAGDNVGLLLRGIEKDWLQRGMVVAAPGSITPHKKFKAEVYVLKKEEGGRHTPFFTGYRPQFYFRTTDVTGVIKLPEGVEMVMPGDHVNLDVELIKEVAMEEGLRFAIREGGRTVGAGVVTQII